The Carassius gibelio isolate Cgi1373 ecotype wild population from Czech Republic chromosome B9, carGib1.2-hapl.c, whole genome shotgun sequence genome includes a region encoding these proteins:
- the LOC127965137 gene encoding insulin receptor substrate 2, giving the protein MRMASPPPTGGQLISNMTVNTNNHVKKCGYLKKQKHGHKRFFVLREPSEGCRARLEYYESEKKWKNKSAAKRVIPLDSCLNINKRADAKHKHLIALYTKDEYFAVAAENEQEQEDWYTVLTDLMNEGKVSDGSANNSASSLVGFDEASYGVITPVSATYKEVWQVNLKSKGLGQSRNLTGVHRLCLSSRTISFVKLNTEAASVILQLMNIRRCGHSDSFFFIEVGRSASIGPGELWMQADDSVVAQNIHETILEAMKAMKEMSEFRPRSKSQSSGSNPISVPTRRHFNNLPPSQTGLQRRSRTDSMAATSPVTKLTSCRIRTASEGDGSPISPGVKRTHLNRSNTVTARPCRTFEASSLQHSKSMCMPVSHSPPSAASPVSMSCGNNIEGGPRPSSCTASIPGSPSDAGFISCDECGSSPGDMRHLLAANRSYTPESLTDTPPSDMYGYMIMERPNSCGRKSIQAAVEESRGDLENAYRKRTHSLTMPYQKRVPSQVSSGSLDEYTLMRATNTTGGHSGRSSETASPKVTYPEDYGDIEIGSLLKSSSSNLGDDGYMPMTPGVAPQGGKTDNYMPMSPMCVSAPKQIINPRMHPLTIANGYKTNSPSSCSLDDSGYMRMLCGSKFSIDSSDGKLMNGEYLNMSPADSVTPPDYYLSPVGLEQSPCLRQLHSFNSLPRCHKPQQMLKDADNDQYVVMNPQSHRIIEESVKTASPSPLRQSRTDGLILRHRINRPTRLSLDTCRTLPSMNEHPLPSEPKSPGEYINIDFGHVAESCTPPSTVSSESPASSLGSCADHRTSPISDYMNIDVSSQSPKSGNTAPSNRLEPLPELTSCPAHPEEDERYHLTAQVEPVGPVDKAKDDYTEMTFGVPTSPPQPVSQLSEGGQTISPSSCMQRLTVEEAVEVPAVEAFLLHGTTLALVDPDRGAKVIRADPQGRRRHSSETFSSTTTVTPVFPSFAHDARRHGSASVENVSVSVRSSEGSDEEYNSPMCRETSAGFQNGLNYIALNLMDGGLASCDALVRFKAASCCKEGINGIHASPYASLGFKETATTVKD; this is encoded by the coding sequence ATGAGAATGGCGAGTCCGCCGCCGACGGGAGGACAGCTGATTTCAAATATGACCGTGAACACCAACAACCACGTTAAGAAATGCGGCTATCTGAAGAAGCAGAAGCACGGACACAAGCGGTTTTTTGTGCTGAGGGAGCCGAGCGAGGGCTGTCGCGCCCGGTTGGAGTATTACGAGAGCGAGAAGAAATGGAAAAACAAGTCGGCTGCTAAACGGGTTATACCTTTGGACTCGTGCCTGAACATCAACAAGAGAGCCGATGCCAAACACAAACACCTGATCGCCCTTTATACCAAGGACGAGTATTTTGCCGTGGCCGCCGAAAATGAACAGGAACAGGAGGACTGGTACACGGTCTTAACGGATTTAATGAACGAGGGGAAAGTGAGCGACGGCTCCGCGAATAATTCGGCGTCATCCCTCGTCGGGTTTGATGAGGCGAGCTACGGCGTGATAACGCCCGTCTCCGCCACTTACAAGGAGGTTTGGCAGGTCAATCTGAAATCTAAAGGACTCGGACAGAGCAGGAACTTAACTGGCGTTCACAGGCTGTGTTTATCCAGCCGTACGATCAGCTTCGTGAAACTCAACACGGAGGCGGCGTCGGTGATTTTACAGCTGATGAACATCCGCCGATGCGGACACTCGGACAGCTTCTTTTTCATCGAGGTGGGCCGGTCCGCGTCGATCGGACCCGGCGAGTTGTGGATGCAGGCGGACGACTCGGTGGTGGCGCAAAACATTCACGAGACTATTTTGGAGGCGATGAAAGCCATGAAAGAGATGTCTGAGTTCCGCCCGCGCAGCAAAAGCCAGTCCTCAGGTAGCAACCCGATCTCAGTGCCCACCAGGCGGCACTTTAACAACCTCCCGCCGAGTCAAACCGGGCTGCAGCGGCGCTCGCGCACCGACAGCATGGCAGCGACGTCTCCCGTGACGAAACTGACGTCTTGTAGGATTCGCACGGCGAGCGAGGGCGACGGCAGCCCTATCAGCCCAGGTGTGAAAAGGACTCATTTGAACCGCTCCAACACAGTGACAGCTCGCCCATGCAGAACATTTGAGGCTTCATCCCTGCAGCACAGTAAATCCATGTGCATGCCTGTGTCTCACTCCCCTCCCTCGGCTGCAAGCCCTGTCAGCATGTCCTGTGGCAATAACATAGAAGGTGGCCCTCGCCCCTCCAGCTGCACCGCTTCCATCCCGGGGTCCCCCAGCGATGCCGGTTTCATCTCCTGTGATGAGTGCGGCTCCAGCCCCGGTGATATGCGGCACCTTTTAGCAGCGAACCGAAGCTACACACCTGAGTCACTCACTGACACCCCACCCAGTGACATGTACGGATACATGATCATGGAGAGGCCCAATAGCTGTGGACGGAAAAGCATCCAGGCAGCAGTTGAGGAAAGCAGAGGAGATCTGGAGAATGCCTACAGGAAGAGGACCCACTCTCTCACCATGCCTTACCAGAAGAGGGTGCCATCACAAGTGTCCTCAGGTTCACTGGACGAGTACACGCTCATGAGAGCAACTAACACAACTGGAGGCCATTCGGGGCGTAGCTCTGAGACCGCATCCCCAAAAGTCACATACCCCGAGGATTACGGGGACATTGAAATCGGATCATTACTGAAAAGTTCCAGCAGTAATCTGGGCGACGATGGCTACATGCCAATGACGCCAGGTGTGGCTCCACAAGGGGGGAAGACTGACAACTACATGCCTATGAGCCCAATGTGCGTTTCTGCTCCGAAGCAGATAATCAACCCCAGGATGCACCCCCTCACTATAGCTAATGGTTACAAAACCAATTCCCCCAGCAGCTGTTCTCTGGATGACAGCGGCTACATGAGGATGCTGTGCGGCTCTAAGTTCTCCATAGACAGCTCAGATGGGAAACTGATGAATGGTGAGTACCTCAACATGTCGCCTGCAGATTCGGTCACGCCACCAGACTACTACCTGAGCCCTGTGGGTTTAGAGCAGTCTCCCTGTCTCCGACAGCTTCACTCGTTTAACTCTTTGCCCCGCTGTCATAAGCCCCAGCAAATGCTAAAGGATGCAGACAATGATCAGTATGTGGTCATGAATCCTCAAAGTCACAGGATAATAGAGGAGTCCGTAAAAACAGCATCCCCATCTCCTCTAAGACAAAGCCGCACAGACGGCCTCATCCTCCGGCACAGGATCAACCGGCCAACCCGCCTCTCCCTTGACACGTGCCGGACATTACCTAGCATGAATGAGCATCCCCTCCCCTCCGAGCCAAAAAGCCCTGGCGAGTACATAAACATAGACTTTGGACATGTTGCTGAAAGTTGCACTCCCCCCTCCACTGTTTCCTCCGAGAGCCCAGCCTCATCCCTCGGATCCTGCGCCGATCACAGGACGTCCCCCATCTCCGATTATATGAACATTGATGTGAGTTCGCAGTCGCCCAAATCTGGAAACACTGCTCCATCTAATCGTTTGGAGCCCCTTCCTGAACTCACATCCTGCCCCGCCCACCCCGAGGAAGATGAGAGGTACCACCTCACTGCACAGGTGGAACCGGTAGGCCCGGTCGACAAAGCTAAAGACGATTACACAGAGATGACGTTCGGCGTGCCCACTTCCCCTCCGCAGCCTGTCTCACAGCTCTCAGAAGGTGGGCAGACCATCAGCCCTTCCTCCTGCATGCAGAGGCTGACCGTGGAAGAGGCTGTAGAAGTCCCTGCCGTTGAGGCTTTTTTGCTGCATGGCACCACTCTGGCCTTGGTGGACCCTGACCGGGGGGCCAAGGTGATTCGTGCCGACCCCCAGGGGCGCAGGCGGCACAGTTCAGAGACattctcctcaaccaccaccgtAACACCAGTTTTTCCCTCATTCGCACACGACGCCAGGCGGCATGGTTCGGCCTCTGTGGAGAACGTGTCCGTTTCTGTGAGGAGCAGCGAAGGATCGGATGAAGAGTATAACAGTCCCATGTGCAGGGAGACGTCGGCTGGCTTTCAGAATGGACTTAACTACATTGCCTTAAACTTGATGGATGGAGGACTTGCCAGCTGTGATGCTCTTGTCCGGTTCAAAGCTGCCAGCTGCTGTAAAGAGGGCATCAATGGAATACACGCCAGTCCGTATGCCAGCCTTGGGTTCAAGGAGACGGCAACAACAGTAAAAG